The Mycobacterium sp. EPa45 genomic interval CAACGAAGCCGGTGAATACAACTCGATGTCCGGGCCGTTCCACCAGCTCGACCCGCGGCACGGGTACGTCAACGATCCGGCCTGGATCGTGTTCGACGACCAACACCTCAAGCGATATGGCTTCCTCGGGGTGGAGCCCGGCGGCGAGGCGCCCGACTGGTTCAACAAGTCAGTGACGCTGGCCGAGCTGGAAGACAAGACCGGGATCGACGCCGACGGTCTGGCCGCCACGCTCACCGCATGGAACGACAACGTCGCCGCGGAGGTCGATCCCGAATTTGGCCGGGGCGCAAGCGCTTACGACGGTTATTGGGGCGACAACTCGGCGGCCACCCCCGCGCTGCAGACCCTCGGCCCACTGGACACCCCGCCGTACTACGCCGTGCCGGTGGGCATCGGCGCCATGGGCACCAAGGGCGGCCCGCGCACCGACCGCGACGGCCGGGTGTTGCACGTCAGCGGGAAACCGATCCCCGGGCTGTTCGCCGCCGGTAATGCGATGGCGGGTGTGACCGGACGCGCCTACGGCGGGGCCGGCGGAACCCTGGGCCCGGCCATGGTGTTCGGCTACCGCGCCGGACTTGCAGCGTCTTCGCGTTGATTCAGAACTGAGCGCGACTTTCGGGCCGAGATCTCGCCCTGAGTTCTGACTCGGTGCTACCGGCCCTCGGTAATGCTCTTGCGCACCAGATACTTCTGCACCTTGCCGCTGGCAGTGCGCGGGTAGTCGGCAACCTCGTGCAATTCCTCGGGCCACTTCTGCCGGGCCGCGCCGCAGCTCTCGAAGTGCTCGCGAACGTCCTCCAATGACGGCATCTGGTGGCCCTCCTTCACGCGCAGCACCGCAGCGGTGTGCTCGCCGAGACGGGCATCCGGCGCGGACACCACGACCGCCTCGGCGACAGCGGGCATGCTCAGCAGCAGCTCCTCGACCTCAAGCGCGCTGATGTTCTCCCCGCCGCGAATGATCACGTCGGCCTTGCGGTCGGTGATCGTCAGATAGCCATCCTCGTCGAGCACGCCGATGTCCCCGGTGTGATACCAGCCCTCATCGTCGAACGCCGTCTTGGTCAGCTCGTCGTCGGTGTAGCCCAGGCACAGATCGGGCCCGCGAGAGAGGATTTCGCCCTCCTCGGTCAGCCGGACCTCGACGCCCGGCCGTGCGTCACCGTCGGTGAGCAGACGCTTGTCCTCCGGTGCATCCGGGGCTGATCCGGTGATCGACGGGTGCTCAGTGCTGCCATAGGACCGGAAGACATGCACACCCAGATCGGCAAGTCGGCGAGTCACCGCGACCGGGACCGTGGATCCGCCGAGGCCGACGTGCTTGATGCGGCTCATGTGCGAGTCGGTGAACTTCGGATGATCCAGCAGGCTGGTCACGAAATACGGCGGGCCGCCACCGATCGACATGCCTTCGGACTCCATCAGTTCCAGCACGCGACCCGGGTCCCAGAC includes:
- a CDS encoding AMP-binding protein; this translates as MRNIPVELSKRYIEEGWWTPDTLGELLANGLRANPDTGFWVHSAVRPFSGTFRDVEIRARRLAAGLRARGVGPGDVIAFQLPNWVEAAVTYWATSFLGAVVVPIVHFYGRKELSHIIGSSRPKVFITTEHFGHMKFQPDLCADVPIVGLVGDNFDELLADEPMEGELHTDPAGPALIAFTSGTTRDPKGVIHSHQTLGFETRQLLANYAPDRGRQITATPVGHFIGMVGAFLIPVLEGAPIDLTDVWDPGRVLELMESEGMSIGGGPPYFVTSLLDHPKFTDSHMSRIKHVGLGGSTVPVAVTRRLADLGVHVFRSYGSTEHPSITGSAPDAPEDKRLLTDGDARPGVEVRLTEEGEILSRGPDLCLGYTDDELTKTAFDDEGWYHTGDIGVLDEDGYLTITDRKADVIIRGGENISALEVEELLLSMPAVAEAVVVSAPDARLGEHTAAVLRVKEGHQMPSLEDVREHFESCGAARQKWPEELHEVADYPRTASGKVQKYLVRKSITEGR